One region of Danio rerio strain Tuebingen ecotype United States chromosome 5, GRCz12tu, whole genome shotgun sequence genomic DNA includes:
- the si:dkey-273o13.3 gene encoding uncharacterized protein si:dkey-273o13.3 isoform X1, whose translation MAHHQIHHHSQHHHHPHHQRRHSSHRHHHHHHDTHHQEDHEEKSISDVISGHHHIQEHYNHRHSKADSRHHHHHHQQHPQRQDKRHTPRKKSHSKASVTSSNSSGSSSSSLSKTSSSSSSDSSSSESSSSSSSTSSSSSKSYFSNSSFSSSSSSGSGSSWSSETSVENVPLPSGSKRDIRRPQHSQSCMDISRGRKAFEDDEDDVDTTPLLDVDSDDHLKKSTSMEKNMTVNEKSGGTLKKRSQLQNEKGNKGQKQSHAKGNPNIRKTKSMEVLSRRLDHSGVGDLDEKEREKRKQEAHKTFVKEKMKFSAFLNEITRQVLSPSRLTSLGVTDVQRPSSPGQTSTSPKILSPKPEHKREKKSKITRSRPGSSASSRTSTAHSHVSKHSHISRHSHSSKRSHSSKHSHSKKHSHSRKNSHSNKHCYSERDLLHQQQQQQQQQQSASRHRHSSTKSDTSNASSSSKGLSSGTERGHKGQKKQQTSPKEQHLNHRHSHHKSSPSHHHHKEDCHSSPSCPCSPESENHHHRFHPGSHHHHAHPDSHHQSHPESHHNHTHPDSDHHHSHPVSQLHHSHPDSHHAHTHPDSHHHHTHPDSDHHHSHPDSHHHHSHPDSHHHHSHPDSHHHHTHSNTHHHHSHPDSDHHHSHPNSHHPHTHPDSHDHHSYPDSHDHHSYPDSHLSHTHPDSHDHHTHPDSDHHQSHSDSQHHQTHPDSHHHHSHPDSHHHRSHPDSHHHHSHPDSHHHHSHPDSHHHHSHSDSHQHHSPSSHHHHETHHDPSPHSHSPHSDSHHHLHSPSQYHQGAQHSPTHTSNSELQTYHHHHSPSPPHHHHESHHTSASHHSSTYSETTHHHSHPKSHRSYSPPPPLHHHREHGSISQLSNNSETHHQSDYESTHLKSQNHHHAHPNHSNPHRTSISEPELHHFHNDPPTETHQHSHSALPVNHYHSSQRDSHHNLHHHHLSDGYLKSPAHSNSHHLYESHPKTHFDVQDHRLSQSKGHVSHLEFHHSDNNNPPESHHFHSESQDKSQVDTDHCTNHHKSQDSHHHSFSHHHSSSDSNHPQHLKYSETQHSQLESHHHNSHNHNTSLSKGHLSHLEFHQHHSDHNPSESHPQIFHWASHDNPSDESDLYHHHKSQDSHNLSHSNSHQISNIESNHPEHHKHSESHHHSQPETQHHHHYHDDDHQSHLRHSPVGQRSTSPHSTKSDSSASSTIQDDQSTVSYQEPSSFPKGTHPELEKLMMLQEQNEVLHHSLLQTTVRMECMGAEFKTGHQLLESELQRTRIELTSLMDRFTRLHDNYSCTQQTNHLLEKKLHCVAQSMDGERERLNQRISELTDQLSTAKTTIQGLETINVTSALQSDDDKTPLPVAPPPAQFMDTDHYDKVSMRADDSQSLGTLPEEEESDWSEMGEEAILRNTQGNHANASYFQWQQRQGVWDGMNQYSRGIIVDTESESGGEESKCLPPHGLQIPHLKFTVHPETLPVPITDASLARFKQNPDGPAFEITEVRSLGSPIRVLSASLEEIHSIGRLEQQEQDHIVQLRSNKSMMDLHHSQAGTRQVLYEDEIVGNWRDANSHAVVEDINGLVGLESAQKMLNHFIHDGESTHL comes from the exons ATGGCTCACCATCAGATACATCACCACAGTCAACACCATCATCATCCTCACCATCAGCGGCGGCACTCCTCTCATcgccaccaccatcatcaccacgACACACACCATCAGGAGGACCACGAGGAGAAGAG CATTTCAGATGTCATCAGTGGTCATCATCATATTCAGGAACATTATAACCATCGTCACTCCAAAGCTGACAGccgtcatcatcatcaccaccatcaacAGCATCCACAACGTCAGGACAAACGACACACACCGAGAAAAAAATCTCACTCCAAAGCTTCAGTGACTTCTTCAAACTCTTCTGGGTCTTCCTCTAGTTCCTTGTCAAAGACTTCAAGCTCGTCCAGTTCTGATTCCTCTTCTTCTGAATCCTCTTCCTCCTCCAGTTCCACTTCGTCTTCCTCTTCTAAATCATATTTTTCCAATTCTAGCTTttcatcctcctcttcctctggTTCAGGATCTTCTTGGTCATCTGAAACCAGTGTCGAAAATGTCCCTTTGCCTTCTGGGTCCAAGCGAGATATTCGGCGTCCGCAACACTCACAGTCATGTATGGATATCAGCAGAGGCAGGAAAGCCTtcgaggatgatgaagatgatgtagATACAACGCCTTTACTGGATGTTGATTCTGATGACCATCTCAAGAAGTCTACAAGCATGGAAAAGAACATGACCGTCAATGAGAAAAGTGGAGGGACTCTGAAGAAGCGTTCTCAACTACAGAATGAAAAGGGGAATAAGGGGCAAAAACAGAGTCATGCCAAAGGAAATCCAAACATTAGAAAGACCAAATCTATGGAGGTTCTGTCAAGGCGACTAGACCATTCTGGTGTTGGAGACTTGGATGAAAAAGAGCGAGAGAAAAGGAAACAAGAAGCCCATAAGACCTTTGTGAAGGAGAAGATGAAATTTTCAGCCTTTTTGAATGAAATCACTAGGCAGGTGCTCAGCCCATCCAGACTTACATCTCTTGGGGTAACAGATGTTCAGAGGCCTTCGAGCCCTGGGCAGACTTCAACATCTCCAAAAATATTGTCTCCAAAGCCTGAACACAAAAGAGAAAAGAAGTCAAAGATTACCAGAAGTCGCCCGGGAAGCAGTGCCAGTTCCAGAACATCGACTGCCCACTCTCATGTAAGCAAGCATTCACACATTAGTAGGCATTCTCACTCCAGTAAGCGTTCTCACTCCAGTAAACACTCCCATTCCAAAAAGCACTCACATTCAAGAAAAAACTCCCACTCCAACAAGCACTGTTATTCCGAACGGGACCTACttcaccagcagcagcagcagcagcagcagcagcagtctgCTTCCAGGCATCGTCACAGCAGTACAAAAAGTGATACAAGCAATGCTAGCTCTTCCTCAAAAGGTCTTTCATCTGGGACTGAACGTGGCCATAAAGGTCAGAAGAAGCAGCAAACGTCCCCCAAAGAGCAACATCTCAATCATCGACATTCACACCACAAATCCTCTCCATCTCACCATCATCACAAAGAAGATTGTCACAGCTCACCTTCATGTCCTTGTTCTCCAGAATCAGAAAACCATCACCATCGTTTCCATCCAGGCTCTCATCACCATCATGCCCATCCAGATTCTCATCATCAGTCCCATCCAGAATCTCATCACAATCATACCCATCCAGATTCAGATCACCATCATTCCCATCCAGTCTCTCAACTCCACCATTCTCATCCAGACTCCCATCACGCTCATACCCATCCAGACTCTCATCACCATCATACCCATCCAGATTCAGACCACCATCATTCCCATCCAGACTCCCATCATCATCATTCTCATCCAGACTCCCATCACCATCATTCTCACCCAGACTCTCATCACCATCATACCCATTCAAACACCCATCACCATCATTCCCATCCAGATTCAGACCACCATCATTCCCATCCAAACTCTCATCATCCTCATACCCATCCAGACTCTCATGACCATCATTCCTATCCAGACTCTCATGACCATCATTCCTATCCAGACTCTCATCTCTCTCATACCCATCCAGATTCTCATGACCATCATACCCATCCAGATTCAGACCACCATCAATCTCATTCAGACTCTCAACACCACCAAACCCACCCAGACTCCCATCACCATCATTCCCACCCGGACTCCCATCACCATCGTTCCCATCCAGACTCCCATCACCATCATTCCCATCCAGACTCCCATCACCATCATTCCCACCCAGACTCCCATCACCATCATTCCCATTCAGACTCTCATCAACATCACTCACCATCATCACATCACCACCATGAAACTCATCATGACCCATCACCTCATTCTCATTCTCCTCATTCAGATTCCCATCATCATTTACATTCTCCATCACAATACCATCAGGGAGCTCAGCACAGCCCAACACACACCTCTAACTCAGAATTACAaacttatcatcatcatcactcacCTTCACCTCCACATCACCACCATGAAAGTCACCATACCTCAGCTTCACACCATAGTTCCACCTATTCAGAAACTACCCACCATCATTCCCATCCAAAATCTCACCGTTCTTATTCACCACCCCCTCCTCTACACCACCACAGAGAGCATGGAAGTATATCTCAACTCTCTAACAATTCAGAAACTCACCATCAGTCTGATTATGAGTCCACTCATCTCAAATCTCAAAACCATCATCATGCTCATCCTAATCACTCCAACCCTCATCGCACTTCAATTTCAGAACCAGAGCTCCATCATTTTCACAATGATCCCCCCACTGAAACTCACCAACATTCTCATAGCGCTTTACCAGTTAACCATTACCATTCCTCTCAAAGAGACTCTCACCATAATCTTCACCACCATCACTTGTCTGATGGTTATCTAAAAAGCCCTGCTCACTCTAATTCGCACCATCTTTACGAAAGTCATCCCAAAACACATTTTGACGTCCAAGATCACAGGCTATCACAATCTAAAGGACATGTTTCCCATTTAGAATTCCACCACAGTGATAATAATAATCCTCCAGAGTCTCACCATTTTCACTCAGAAAGTCAGGATAAATCTCAAGTAGATACTGATCATTGCACAAATCACCACAAATCTCAAGATTCTCACCATCACTCCTTTTCTCATCACCACTCTAGTTCAGATTCTAACCATCCTCAACATCTCAAGTATTCGGAAACTCAACATTCCCAATTAGAATCCCACCATCACAATTCCCACAATCACAACACATCACTCTCTAAAGGACACCTTTCCCATTTGGAGTTTCACCAACACCACAGTGATCACAACCCTTCGGAATCTCACCCTCAGATTTTCCACTGGGCAAGTCATGATAACCCCTCTGATGAATCAGATCTTTACCATCACCACAAATCTCAGGACTCTCATAATCTTTCCCATTCCAATTCCCATCAAATTTCCAACATAGAGTCTAACCATCCAGAGCACCACAAGCATTCAGAATCTCATCACCATTCCCAACCAGAGACCCAACACCATCATCATTACCACGATGATGATCATCAAAGCCATCTTCGCCACTCGCCAGTTGGCCAGCGATCTACTTCTCCACATTCTACCAAGTCAGATTCTTCCGCCAGCTCCACTATCCAGGATGACCAGTCCACAGTGAGCTACCAAGAGCCATCCTCATTTCCAAAG GGAACCCACCCAGAATTGGAGAAGTTAAT GATGTTACAGGAACAGAATGAGGTTCTCCACCACAGCTTACTGCAGACCACTGTGCGCATGGAATGTATGGGAGCTGAGTTCAAAACTGGCCACCAGCTCCTTGAGTCTGAGTTACAGAGAACTCGCATTGAGCTTACTAGCCTAATGGATCGGTTCACAAG ACTTCATGACAACTACTCCTGCACACAGCAAACCAACCACCTCCTGGAGAAAAAACTGCATTGCGTG GCACAGAGTATGGATGGAGAGCGTGAACGGCTGAATCAGCGAATCTCAGAGCTCACAGATCAGCTGTCTACAGCAAAGACCACCATCCAGGGTCTAGAGACTATTAAT GTGACATCAGCGCTACAGTCTGACGATGACAAAACTCCACTTCCAGTCGCACCACCTCCAGCTCAGTTCATGGACACTGATCACTATGACAAAGTCTCCATGCGCGCCGATGACAGCCAATCACTGGGAACTCTTCCAGAGGAGGAGGAATCCGATTGGTCAGAAATGGGAGAAGAGGCGATCTTGAGAAATACGCAAGGAAATCATGCGAATGCCTCGTATTTCCAGTGGCAGCAGAGGCAAGGCGTATGGGACGGGATGAATCAGTATTCCAGGGGCATCATTGTGGATACAGAGAGTGAATCTGGCGGTGAGGAAAGTAAATGTCTTCCTCCTCATGGCCTACAGATACCACATCTCAAGTTCACCGTACACCCTGAAACCTTACCGGTTCCCATCACTGATGCCAGCCTGGCCCGCTTTAAGCAGAATCCAGATGGTCCAGCCTTTGAGATCACTGAAGTGCGGAGTCTGGGATCTCCCATTCGTGTGCTTTCCGCTAGTCTGGAGGAGATCCACTCGATTGGGCGTCTGGAGCAGCAGGAGCAGGATCATATTGTCCAGCTGAGGAGCAATAAATCCATGATGGATCTCCACCACTCACAGGCTGGCACCAGACAGGTTTTGTATGAGGATGAGATTGTCGGCAATTGGAGAGATGCGAACAGCCATGCTGTAGTAGAGGATATTAACGGGTTGGTTGGTCTAGAGTCTGCTCAAAAAATGCTCAACCACTTTATTCACGATGGGGAGAGCACTCACTTGTGA
- the si:dkey-273o13.3 gene encoding uncharacterized protein si:dkey-273o13.3 isoform X2, which produces MLALPQKVFHLGLNVAIKVRRSSKRPPKSNISIIDIHTTNPLHLTIITKKIVTAHLHVLVLQNQKTITIVSIQALITIMPIQILIISPIQNLITIIPIQIQITIIPIQSLNSTILIQTPITLIPIQTLITIIPIQIQTTIIPIQTPIIIILIQTPITIILTQTLITIIPIQTPITIIPIQIQTTIIPIQTLIILIPIQTLMTIIPIQTLMTIIPIQTLISLIPIQILMTIIPIQIQTTINLIQTLNTTKPTQTPITIIPTRTPITIVPIQTPITIIPIQTPITIIPTQTPITIIPIQTLINITHHHHITTMKLIMTHHLILILLIQIPIIIYILHHNTIRELSTAQHTPLTQNYKLIIIITHLHLHITTMKVTIPQLHTIVPPIQKLPTIIPIQNLTVLIHHPLLYTTTESMEVYLNSLTIQKLTISLIMSPLISNLKTIIMLILITPTLIALQFQNQSSIIFTMIPPLKLTNILIALYQLTITIPLKETLTIIFTTITCLMVI; this is translated from the coding sequence ATGCTAGCTCTTCCTCAAAAGGTCTTTCATCTGGGACTGAACGTGGCCATAAAGGTCAGAAGAAGCAGCAAACGTCCCCCAAAGAGCAACATCTCAATCATCGACATTCACACCACAAATCCTCTCCATCTCACCATCATCACAAAGAAGATTGTCACAGCTCACCTTCATGTCCTTGTTCTCCAGAATCAGAAAACCATCACCATCGTTTCCATCCAGGCTCTCATCACCATCATGCCCATCCAGATTCTCATCATCAGTCCCATCCAGAATCTCATCACAATCATACCCATCCAGATTCAGATCACCATCATTCCCATCCAGTCTCTCAACTCCACCATTCTCATCCAGACTCCCATCACGCTCATACCCATCCAGACTCTCATCACCATCATACCCATCCAGATTCAGACCACCATCATTCCCATCCAGACTCCCATCATCATCATTCTCATCCAGACTCCCATCACCATCATTCTCACCCAGACTCTCATCACCATCATACCCATTCAAACACCCATCACCATCATTCCCATCCAGATTCAGACCACCATCATTCCCATCCAAACTCTCATCATCCTCATACCCATCCAGACTCTCATGACCATCATTCCTATCCAGACTCTCATGACCATCATTCCTATCCAGACTCTCATCTCTCTCATACCCATCCAGATTCTCATGACCATCATACCCATCCAGATTCAGACCACCATCAATCTCATTCAGACTCTCAACACCACCAAACCCACCCAGACTCCCATCACCATCATTCCCACCCGGACTCCCATCACCATCGTTCCCATCCAGACTCCCATCACCATCATTCCCATCCAGACTCCCATCACCATCATTCCCACCCAGACTCCCATCACCATCATTCCCATTCAGACTCTCATCAACATCACTCACCATCATCACATCACCACCATGAAACTCATCATGACCCATCACCTCATTCTCATTCTCCTCATTCAGATTCCCATCATCATTTACATTCTCCATCACAATACCATCAGGGAGCTCAGCACAGCCCAACACACACCTCTAACTCAGAATTACAaacttatcatcatcatcactcacCTTCACCTCCACATCACCACCATGAAAGTCACCATACCTCAGCTTCACACCATAGTTCCACCTATTCAGAAACTACCCACCATCATTCCCATCCAAAATCTCACCGTTCTTATTCACCACCCCCTCCTCTACACCACCACAGAGAGCATGGAAGTATATCTCAACTCTCTAACAATTCAGAAACTCACCATCAGTCTGATTATGAGTCCACTCATCTCAAATCTCAAAACCATCATCATGCTCATCCTAATCACTCCAACCCTCATCGCACTTCAATTTCAGAACCAGAGCTCCATCATTTTCACAATGATCCCCCCACTGAAACTCACCAACATTCTCATAGCGCTTTACCAGTTAACCATTACCATTCCTCTCAAAGAGACTCTCACCATAATCTTCACCACCATCACTTGTCTGATGGTTATCTAA